A section of the Phaseolus vulgaris cultivar G19833 chromosome 8, P. vulgaris v2.0, whole genome shotgun sequence genome encodes:
- the LOC137824533 gene encoding secreted RxLR effector protein 161-like, with the protein MDQSNGARVPTAGNLKLTSLAGDCSRYRPDISYAVGLISRFMCNPRAPHMAAAKHILRYLKETAGYDLLFLVSLNEVEDCLEAWSDSDWCGDKVGRKNTYGYFFKYLKAPISWCSKKQTVVALSSCEAEYIAAGSLLMCLA; encoded by the exons ATGGATCAATCCAATGGAGCTAGGGTGCCTACTGCTGGAAATTTGAAACTGACAAGCCTGGCAGGAGATTGCAGTAGATA CCGGCCTGACATAAGCTATGCAGTTGGACTAATAAGCAGATTCATGTGTAATCCAAGAGCCCCTCATATGGCAGCAGCAAAGCACATATTGAGGTATCTTAAGGAGACAGCAGGGTATGACTTACTGTTTCTAGTAAGCTTGAATGAAGTTGAAGACTGTTTGGAGGCTTGGAGTGATTCAGATTGGTGTGGTGATAAAGTCGGAAGGAAGAACACCTAtggatattttttcaaatatctgAAAGCACCAATATCTTGGTGTTCTAAGAAGCAAACTGTAGTTGCTCTCTCATCTTGTGAGGCAGAGTATATAGCTGCAGGCAGCTTGTTAATGTGTTTGGCTTGA